The Burkholderiales bacterium region GCCCTACGCACATGACGCACTGGGCACGCGCCCTTCATTCGATAAGACGACGGCCGCAATGCTGAAAGCCTTTTATGACAAATGGTATGCGCCCAACAACGCGATACTCATCATAGTCGGTGACGTCGATCCACACGCGACGCTTGATAAAGTGCAACAACTGTTTGGACCCATCGCCCCCAAACAGCTGCCGGATCGCCCGGAAGTAAAACTTGAGCCTGTCACGCCACAGTCGTTCAGCCTTGACACTGACCTTTCCTATGGACTCCAGGTCATCGCACTACGCATGCCGGGGCTCGATAGCCCTGACTTTCCTGCGGCGGAGGTGTTGGCTGATGTATTAAGGAGCCAACGGGGCGAACTCTATGGGCTCGTGCCGCAAGGAAAAGCGCTGGGTGCCGACTTTGCCTACGAGCCACTACCGCAGGCAGGGCTTGCTTATGCCGTGACGACGTTTCCTTCGGGCAGCGATCCCAAGGCGCTTGAGTCGGACATGCGCGCAATCCTCGCCAAGATAGCGAAGAATGGCGTACCGGCAGATCTGGTCGCCGCTGCAAAAGTGCAGGAGCGCCGCGGCGCCGAGTTCCAAAAGAACTCGATCAGCGAGTTGGCTACCGTATGGTCGGAAGCCGTTGCGGTATACGGGCTCGATTCGCCGGACGAGGATCTTGCCCGTATCGAGAAAGTTACTGTCGAGGATGTCAATCGCGTGGCGCGTAAATATCTCGATCTCGATCGCACCATCACCGCGGTGCTCACCCCGCAGAGTTCCGGCAAGCCGGTTGCATCGCACGGCTTCGGTGGCCAGGAAAATATTTCGCTTGGTCAGTCCAAGCCAACGCCGCTGCCGGGCTGGGCGCAATCGGCGCTGACTCGCGTCTCGGTTCCGGTGTCGACAGTTCACCCGTTCGTCAGCACACTTCCCAACGGCATCACCCTCATTGTACAACCCGAAGATGTAAGCGATACGGTCAGCGTCTTCGGGCATGTCAGGAACCGTCCCGAACTGCAAGTTCCCAAGGGACAGGAAGGGCTGTCTCAGGTGCTGGAAGCCCTTTTCCCCTATGGGACCGAGCGTCTTGACCGCATCGCCTTCCAGGAGGCACTCGACGCGATCGGCGCGGATGAACACGCCGGCACTGATTTCTCGGTTCAAATACTCGCTGAGAATTTTGAGCGCGGTGTCGAGCTGCTCGCCGACAACGAACTGCATCCGAGGCTTCCGGAGCACGCTTTCGATATAGTCAGGAGGCAGGTCGCCGAGACAGTCGCAGGCAATCTCACGAGCCCGAATTATCTCAGCGGGCGAGCGCTTCGCGCCGCTCTTTTCCCAAAGGATGATCCAACATTACGCGAAGCGCTGCCGCAAACGGTCAGCGGTCTCACGCTTCAGGATGTGCGCAATTTTTATCAGTCTGCTTTCCGGCCCGACCTCACGGCTATTCTCGTGATCGGCAAAGTCTCGCCGCAACAAGCAAGGTCGGTGATTGAGAAGTATTTTGGGGGCTGGTCCGCACTTGGTCCTAAGCCTGACATCGAGCTGCCGCCCGTGCCGCTCAACACTCAAGTAACAAGTCAAGTGCCTGACGCCAGCCGCGTGCAAGACAGCGTGATACTTGCGGAAACACTTAAACTTACGCGCTCCAATCCGGATTACTACGCGCTTCAACT contains the following coding sequences:
- a CDS encoding pitrilysin family protein → MWVKRGAVNVVLAFVFLSVSGFTVTTSAEKTEVVRQTLGNGLRVIIVRNTLAPVVTTAVNYLVGANETPPGFPGTAHAQEHMLFRGSPDLSADQLADIGSLVGGDFNADTRQTVTQYFFTVSAQNLDAALHIEALRMRGILDTAKDWDQERGAIEQEVAQDLSDPVYVLYTKLRLALFSGTPYAHDALGTRPSFDKTTAAMLKAFYDKWYAPNNAILIIVGDVDPHATLDKVQQLFGPIAPKQLPDRPEVKLEPVTPQSFSLDTDLSYGLQVIALRMPGLDSPDFPAAEVLADVLRSQRGELYGLVPQGKALGADFAYEPLPQAGLAYAVTTFPSGSDPKALESDMRAILAKIAKNGVPADLVAAAKVQERRGAEFQKNSISELATVWSEAVAVYGLDSPDEDLARIEKVTVEDVNRVARKYLDLDRTITAVLTPQSSGKPVASHGFGGQENISLGQSKPTPLPGWAQSALTRVSVPVSTVHPFVSTLPNGITLIVQPEDVSDTVSVFGHVRNRPELQVPKGQEGLSQVLEALFPYGTERLDRIAFQEALDAIGADEHAGTDFSVQILAENFERGVELLADNELHPRLPEHAFDIVRRQVAETVAGNLTSPNYLSGRALRAALFPKDDPTLREALPQTVSGLTLQDVRNFYQSAFRPDLTAILVIGKVSPQQARSVIEKYFGGWSALGPKPDIELPPVPLNTQVTSQVPDASRVQDSVILAETLKLTRSNPDYYALQLGNNVLGGGFYASRLTRDIRKDAGLVYYVESYFEFGKTRGIYFVSYGCDPQNVSKVQGLVVRELREMQTIPVSADELQRAKAYLVHRIPLQEASLDAIARGIMHRWKLDLPFDEPTLAARRYLELGAPEVQAAFAKWLRPDDLVRVSLGPSSN